The Neurospora crassa OR74A linkage group V, whole genome shotgun sequence sequence GGGTAGGTTTGGAGTTCTTCATGGCCTTCCAGAAGAGGGAGGGTCCTCTGTTTGAAGCGATGTAGAACAATAAGAAGAGTTATAACGCTACAGAAGTCTCTGACGGGTGTGCTCTTATACCTCTGTCCGTCTGCTTCGGGGCCTTCAAGACTTCAAGACCTCAATTTCACAGCGTTTTCCCTGATAAAAAGCCGAAGGCTATACTATATCCAGTAACGCTTTGACTCTTTTGTGCCAgcctaacaaacaaaccagggCTGGATTGTACACGCCGTATCCTCTCAGCTCAAACAAGCATTGCACTAGCAAGGGCAGGAGTTAGACTGGGGAGATATGCGTTGGATCTGACGTGCTTAAGAGCTTGCTAGAGGTCAAGGGTCTGGGGTGTGTGTGATGGAAAcccgggaggagggagggagggaagaagaatggAAGAGTCACAAATGTCACACGACGATTGGGAGTTGGGGTACATAGCTGTTCGGGTGGCATGGGCTCTTGCTTCATCCCTTACAACCAGCGCAAACCTGGTCTTGGGTTTGATGTAGTCGCCATGCCgcgaggaagaaaaggaaacagTAAGCGGGACATCCCGCGGACTTTGGAAAGCTTCCATTCCGGAAAACAGCATGCCAGCATGCCTGGCGATACCACTCTCTCTTGTGCCATCTGTTCGCAGCTGATTGTGATTGAATCTCTCGTGTCGCGATTCTTCCAGTGCTCTTATGGATAGATGCCTGCGGAAGATGCGGAATGCATGCCTAAATCTGGTGCTAGAATTTCCAGACGACTTCATGTTGCTGTATCGTCATTGCTTTCCGGAAAGCCTGGCATGTAGACGACGATTAAACACCCATTGGCGGGTTGCGGCAGCCCTGATCGGAGTTTTATGATCATTTGTATGAGCACAGCGGAATGAAACATCAGAGCCATTACATTACTCATCAGTGATAGGTTACTCTGCAAAAGAAGGTTTTGCGGAGTATGTCACTGCAGCACCGACGACTTGTTGCAACCACAGGCTGCTGGCTCACTCCATCGGTGCGGGACAGACAAGGTTGTATGTATGTCTCCTAGGTCAATATGATTATGTTCGGCTCTTCATCATAGCTGCTGGTCCTTGACTGAGGCTACGGGGTTGTAGTTCATGTCGTTTTATTGAGAATCCGGGGAAGGTGGCAAATCTCCTGGTCTTCTCAGATTTTGGACGGGTTAACCGATACCGCAAATGCGACGTGGGCGGTTGGACCCGAAGTCAGGTTGATGGGGCAGTGGGCCACCGTGACCAGTTTTGGTCTACTTTTTGTCGTCCCCTCCGAAGAATCGGGAGAGCCACTGTCCAGCTCTGATTGTCGGACGGGCCACTGTTGAGCAGGGCCCATTTCTTCAGCTTTGTGAGTTGTCGAGATACACAGAAACGGCTATCCTCATGTGCGTACTGGCTCGCTGAGAAAGCTAAGGCGTCTCTGCAAGCCCGTTGGCTTGATTCGTGTAACCAGGACGGGACTGGTCCATGGATGTGGTGTCCTGTAGGTGACAAGCTGCAGAAAACATGGCATGGGCATGGCATTTGTGTGGCCTATCTTGCATCTCGCTGTGGGCTTTGCAAGCACCAAAGGGTATGCCGTGTCACCGCTCGGAATGAAGTTTGGCAAGACGAAAAGGATGGGGCCGAAGTGAAGGGGTCACTCGCTGGTATCCGGCAGAGAAGGGAGTGGTGAAAATCGATTGGTCCAGAATGGCGCTGTAGTCAACCAGATTGTCCCCACGGGAGGACTTGTTACACTGCTACACCGTTTCCTCATCCAAACTCGACGACGCTCAGCCATGTCTAACAGGAAGGGTAACATGGCGAGAAGTACTGTGGACGACCGACATAAAGGATGGGTCCAGGTTGCACAACATGGCAGGGCCAGCTCCAAGAGCAATCCGGGCCCAGGAGCGGAACGAGGAGCATGCCAAACCGAAGCCTGAGACGGCACATGGGCGTAGTGGGTAGCCGTACCCAGCGCATACTGCCGCTGCCACTCCAAGGAAAGCGGTGCGATTATCGTTCAGGGGTAGAGGCTGATGAGGCTTCCGAGGTGGCGGGCCAGGTGTGCAACAACAGAAGAGTCTGGAGTCTGTCGTACCGTATGGGCATATGAAATGAGGATCCGGACCGTACGAAAGCTACCTACCGCCTATCGGTACTTGAAGAGACGCGGCCGCTGAGTGAGGAGCTGAAGACGGCATGGCTTGACGGCAACGGTTGCCGACGAGCTCGGAGGGTTGTTGGGTTCATGAGGGTCAGTGGAATGCGGCCGGTGCTGGCTGTCGTCGGGCTCTGGCGCGGAGATCATGTCCGAAGTCCATGAGCGCATTCCCACCCTACTACGGCAGTGGTAGACATGGCTGCCGTGTGGCTACTGTGGCATGCTCATGCGAAAAAGGTCGTGTGCGCAGCGGCCATGCCGGCGTGCTGCGCTGGTCCGATCGATTGAAACAGCCGGGGCAGCATGACTACTACGTGAGCCCCGGTGTGGCTGGAATGAACGAGACGAGGTGAATTTGCCGTCGATGTCCGCTGTTGAACGTAGCGTAGTGTCCAGGAAGAGGATTATGCCGACTGGCTCAAAGAGGAAGGCGACAGGAAATGGGTGGGAAGCCAAGATGACAGTGGACGAACTGCTCAATGCAAACACACGGCACCGAAATTGACGACGGGAGCCGAgtgtgatgatgttgggaaGGAAGCCGGAAAGCAGTCAACGGTTCGACTGGACGACACTGCAGTCGATGGAAGACAGGAGGAAAGAGGGTCACTGCAAAACCGAGCTGTCGCTGCCCTCAAGTTGCTCAAGATGGCGCTTGTCATGTTACTTCAGGTAGTCATTGCCCTTTGTTGTTGGCCGTCGTTGACATTTGTCACGGTTGCGCTTCCTTCAACCCTGACGGCCCGGGGCCGATCGTACGGAAAGAGCCCGAGACGACCACAGTCATTATATGCGCACAGACCATATCTTTCTACACTAGTGTATGTGCCTGGCCCCACTTGTCCATTTGTTTGACGGGATGCGACCCACATGGACTCTCCAGCCGAGAGCAGGCACGCATTTGGCAGGACGCAATTGCCGTACGTAACCTGACCGGCATGGCATCTCGCTAGGTATGAACGATTCAGttcttccatcatccactGCATCACGGTTTCAGGCACTGCTTAGCAACAGTGGCATCTCCAACGATACTGACCTGAATCCGGACGTCAATTCTCTGACCACGTCACGTCAACGGCAATCAGACGACAAACAGCCCGAATCAGTGGACGGCCTCGCTCTCGCTACCCGAGTACCTGGCTTGGCGAAAACCACCTACCGGTTATAGGTAGTTGAGGCAGGTCGAGGTATACATATGATGGATAATATGGGATCCAAAGTCCGCATGGTTCAACCTTGGGTCGGGTCCTGTGCTAGTCTCCGCAGTGCTTGTCCCCCGCTATGCAAGTGCAACGTTGCCGGGTGACGGCGGttcggcatcatcatcacagaCACTTCCAGGCTCAGCTCCTCGCTCATTACCATAATCTCGGACTAACTGACCTGTACTGGGTTTCGTTCGGGTGCATTATCTATGGGCCGAACCGGTGTTGCGCCATCCGAGTTGCCCAGACTGGCGGACCATCATACAAGAACAAGATGATGTcgacctctctctctctcatctCGTACCCAACACTTTCAGGCTACCCATGTAGGCCATTACCAAAGTCCACCTTCAGCGTTTCCGTGACCATCGTATGACCAAGAGGAGTGCTCATATGGGTCGGATCAATGTACTTCACCTTCCGGCTAAATTACTGTGCCTGGCTGAGCGTCATGGGCTGTCCCAGGCGAATGCAGAGCTCTTGGGACATCTGCTCCACCCTTGACGGATTAATTTATCTCTCATGTTGGAGGAATCCAAGAATTAGGCCATGTTCACCTCCTAAGCCGTCGGAATCAGCAGACGCCAGGGCTGGATGCCTGACGCTGCAGGGCATTTGGCGTGAGCTCCAAGTTCTGGCCCTGACCAACATGTACGGATGGGCCACGGATTCGGTCCAGGCTCCATGGTGTGGGCGTCCACAGTCGTTACCACTAGTCGGGATAATATTGATGGACGAGAGAGGTCTGAAATGTCTAGACATGTCAACGTCTGGTGTTTAATTGTGTTGGGGGCTTCAATGTGTAGTGGATGGAGATGTCCTCTAAATGCTCCAAAGCAAGGGCAGTCAACCAGATCTGATTTTGAGCGCCAACCAACCGCTCTCTCTGTCTACCAGCCGCTGCGGCGTTTGGAAAGGCACGGGACAGGGACCAACATCCCGGCTTCCGGTGATTACTTAGCGATAAACAACAGTTTGCCTGTGACGCCACAACCCGGCTTCTCCGTAGTTCAACAAAACCAAGCAATGGCCTATTCTATGTTGGTCGCCCGAGTGTCGGTCACTCTTCGTGATCATCCGGGCCGTTTGTTCTGAAAACGTCCGAATGTGCATGAAGCGACTGGCTGACCAGTAAATCCACAAGAAGACGACGCTAGAGAGCAAGTGCATTCCTTCTCGCTAGGGCCGTGGTagtcgttgtcgttggtaCCGATGCTGTTGAGTAGAGGTTACACTAATCACAGTAAGTCACTCCATGCGGCTGCCCAGGTGAGTCGAGAGCGGCGTCCGGCAAGCAGAAGCCGACGGTACCTGGACGAACTATGGATCTCGCGACCATGGGCAGCCATGAAAGGGGACTGATacggagggagaagggggtaGGCAGGTCCGTCTGTACGCCAGACTCGTGATGAACAAGAAGCACAATCATAGATGGTATTAGACTGAAAGTAGCTTGCCAATGGTTTTCGAGAGCGCTCTCATTTTGGGAGTTGCATGGTTGAGTTGATAGTGATAATGTCAGCTAAGATTTGTGTTTATATTGTTCGATGACATGAGACTTCTTGTGCGTTTTGATGAATCCAGAGCAAGGTAATGGGTACAAAGCGCCCACTCCATCCTTGATGTTTTATAACCTCGCTCTTGAGGAAGCGCTCTGAGCATTTCTGGTCTGTACagcgagaagagaagagggacACTAAACAACCTAAACTATCACGAGTTACACAAGACAACTAAACCACAGAGTGCACTCGCCATCTCGGCACGACCACCCGATTGACAATtctccaacaacaccacgaATTCCCGACGCCGGCAACAGACGGAAAGAACGAATTACTATCCGTAGCTCTAGAAGATGAGGAGCAGAGAGCAAGGGTCTACAAAGGTCATAAGTATGCGCAAAGGAGATagagaggaaggaacaaTCGAAGAAAACAGCCAAGTTGGGGGTACAGGGAAAGAGCCAAGGGGTTCGCAATAAGAACACCGCAAGAGCAAGGAGacagggaaaggaaaaacatAAAGAgatagaagaaggagaagaggaaagaaagctTTGACGGGAGGTTTGTTCAGACGCCTTGACTTTTCACTCCAGTTGCTTTCCCacagaaagaagggaaaacaacaacagccggcCGTTGAAGCACATAGTATTGGTGAGCCCTTCGGCAGGGTgtccgtagaggtagatactCGGATGAGGGATGGGTGGAACacggtgttttttttttttttttttttttttttttttttttcgtttcgGAAGCTACAACTGAGGGAGGTAATGAAGCTGAGGTGACAAGCTCCCATCTGCCTTCACGATCAGATCGGGACGAATGAGGTGGATCAAGTGTGAGCACATGTGCCATCATCAGCTACAAGAAGGCAAAATACCGAATCCCGTTACATGACTAGCTCTGTTCGCGTCGTCAAAGCTTGGAACTATGCCCGGAGGCATCGCGGTCTCTGAAATCGCAAAGTAAGTGGACATATGGACTAGTCTGATGGTTTAAAGCTAATATGCCTAACATCGGGAAGAAAAAGTAAACTTGACAGCTACCGTATCCAAAGGAGAGTTGTTTTATGTGAGGCGCATGACTAGTCATTACtatttagatatatatatatacatgcGGTCCAACGTATATCTACACGGCTATCTCTATTGATCAGCTTTCTTTATGTCTCTTCTTCCCTATAATTACCGCCCTTTACACCTCCATATCCTTCAAGGAGAATTCGATTACCTATTACCCAAATTCTTTCCATCTAATCATCTCTCTGCTGTTCCACTGCCTCATGGCTTGATGATGCCCTCTCCTATGCACCTGCCCCTAACTCTGCCGCTGCTGAATGTCATCCACCACTATGCTACCCCTGCGCAATGAGCCCCTACCACTATTAACTGACAATCCCAACTCCGCCAACTCCTCAGCGCTCATCTCACCGGCCACCTTCTTagactttttcctttcccctccGCTCCCGAAGAGagaacaccaccactactcTCCTCACCCATgcccccttcctccgccctctcctcctcctcctcctcaacaccaccataaCTCCCCCCAACACTCTCCATAGTAAACGGACTAGCCGTCGGCCCATCCAACAccgccaactcctccttacTCAACCACCTCGGCAACAACACCGCCCTAACCGGAATCAGCGCAAAGATGAACACTGGGAACCCCACCGCGGCAACAGTCTGAGTAATAGCAAACGTCGCTCCAAACGCTATGAGCTCGATAATCACAAACAGCCAAACCCGGCTTCTTCGCAGGGCCTTATTGTTAAGCGGATGGTTGGGGTTGGTCAGCCGACTGTCTTTGCAGAGGAAAACAAGCTTTTGGGTGATTCCGTTCCCCGCCAAGGCTTGGTAGcccatgatgaagaagaggcctGCTAGCACGCCTTGCGGGATTAGATGTAAAACGACGAGGAGGGGACCCGTCATGGTTCCCAAGGTGAGCAGGCCTTGGGCGAGGTTGGAGACGCGTTGTTCGACTACGGAGATGGGTTTGAATTGATATGAATCCGAAGGATGGCCCTTGGATTCAGAGGAGTCGACGTCGGTGTCATCGTTTGTGACGACTTTGGTGACGCACAAAGAGGCAGTGTGGAAGGGTGCTTGCGGAATAAGGCCGTTGGGAAAGGGGATGCCAAGTAGGCCGGAGACGCCGGTGGTCAGGCCGAGGAGAAAGAGATCCCAGTGGAAGCCGGCGGGCTTGCGGAGGGGGAATTCAGTGCCTTGGGCAATGAGGGAGGAGACTGTGGTAGTTTGTGGTGTTAGCATAGATTATCAAGTGTAAtggttgggggggggggggggggggggggaaggcaTCTACCCACCATTATGATCAAACCAAAAAAGAATTGTCAACAGCAAAGCAAACGGGATAGCCAAGAAGACATGTCCCACGGGGATATCCCAAAAGTGAATAAACCACCCTCTGATCCAGCCATCCTCATGAGGCGTCGGGAAAAACGCCTTGCTGACCTCCAAGTGCTCCAAATGGATATGCTCCAGCTTTCCAAAGTGGACAAACCCCGTGAAGAACACCACTGTCAACGGCGTCCCATAATCCTTTAGAAAGACGCGAACGGTATGATTAAACAGACTGCTACCGCCCAATTCGCCACAGATATACGCAATAGCAAAGACGCAAAGCGCCACCACAACCGATAGATAAAACGGCGCTGCATCTCCTAGCCGCTGCAGCACCTGAACGCCCTTTTGCAGGTAAATAAACGCCACATAAAATCCAAAAATATCGCACGGAAACCTCGTGACGTAGCGCAGCCAGTTGCACGAGTTGGTGACAGCCAAAATCCAGTGAAACACCAAGGACCAGAGACCGATCCAGCACATAAAGGCCATGTAGTTGGTCCCCGTCGGCTCCATGATGTCGTAAACGGTGTAGTTGAAAACCGTAATCGGCCCCGTGACACCGACTATGACGAGCGGTTGACAAGCCAAGACACTGAATACCACGGCGCCCAAAACACTGGCAAGCAACACCTCATTGACTCCGTACATCCGGTCCGTCTTGGTGAACATGTCGAGCGAGAAGGCGAGGGCGGGGAGAATGTTGGCAAAGTACATGTATACCGTGGCGGGAACTACGCGGTAGTTCCAGGCGTCGGTCCAGTCGGAGAGGTAGTAAGGGGCGCGACGACGGAGATCGTTGACCATGCCCCGGAAGAGATGGATTTTGTACCATTTTGCGGTACGGGGGGTTCGGTGGTGGCGGTTTTCGGCTTCGCGGTCGGCTCCGGTAGTGGTGTGGTTGATATGGAGtcctccggctccggctccggctccggctccggtcCCGGGGTCCGGGTGTGTTATGGATGCCATTGGATTTCCGTGATCGTGAAAATTTTCCAAAGAAGCTTATATCTCAGCGGTCGCTCAACTTGGCGGAACTGAGTGGCTGGTGAAAGCTACGCGTCAGAAAGATCTTCTGCGCCGTCGCCGCTCCGTGGTCTTCCTGGGCTGCGGCCCAGCGAAGTAGAACCTTTATAGTTGCCGTGGTACCTGGTCCTCGGCAAGATCTTGATAGTCCAAGCAAGACTCGTCTGTTATTTGAATCGTCGCCCTCGCcgtgatggatgatggcgcTGCGTGCATGAGTGTGCAGTGTTCAAGACAAAGCTTCTGTGATGTAGTCACCATTCAACTTGGCTTCTTGAAGGCAAAAATACCGGCCTCTAGGGGGGAAAAAACGGCGGTAACAAGAGATCAATGCAATAATTGAAACCCCCATTCCGTTCCTAGGTACTCACTTACTTTTCTTCACAGCCCTGTCCAGGTTTTCGAAATTCAGTTGACGGTCAATTCTTGGCTTTCATCTCTTCCCCGGATCGCCCCCCGTCCTTCCTTTGGCGGCGAGAAAACAGTGGGTCCCTCCCTCCAGCCAATCGGTGACGACGCCCGCTGATGTGCTGCTACTAATCTCCCCTACAGTACACTAGATTCAGGACAGCCACAGTTGGATATTGGTATCGCCGGCAGTTTCTGACCATTAAATTGTCAGATATATACTTGTTTGAagttttcgtttttttctttcaagtAAAATTGCAACGAGATTTCCAGAGATCCATTCTGTATGCAAGCATGTACAAGGCCCATGATAGCCAGGGCACTCACTCCAAACAATGCCCGTCCCAGTCCCTACCTATTCCTCCCGTCTATTTCAATAATGATACAACGAGGCTCGCTATAGTATGTACTGGTGCGCTTGCTTGTCAACCAACTCTCGTGTGAATGTGAAAAGGTAACATGTATATTCCTccgctttctttcttttcgttcTCCCAAGTCCCAGCCTCAATTCGATATCAGTACAAGAGTAGAGTAGTACAGTTACAGACCTAATGAGCCAGGTATAAAGTGTCATCACATACACGTCGGGGATCATgacctctttctctttcactCTTTCATCCTTAATCTtttctcatcctcttcttgaacaacaaataaataaaaatgcGTGCAAGAAACGCCCCCCCATTCTCCTTGGTAAACATAACAATTGGTGGTACAGAACaaatcaacatcaacaacattgAGTTGGGGGATAATGGctaaaacaacaacaacaacttccctactccttctccttctttacATCCCTCGCACGTCTCATCTACCGCCGCCATTCTGTTACCTCATCCCCTCATTCCCATCACCTTTGCTCCTTGCTCTCACCCTCCTTGTTGCCCGTAGCGTCAGCTTTCTCTTCCCTCATAGCCGGCTGCGGACCCCGCTCCTCGGGAGTATCGGTGTTCTCGGTAGGGAATGGTGGTGGGGCGCTCTTGCGCTCGCCGTGGAAGTACTTGGAGAACTCCTCCTTGTCGGGCCACTGGCGGGGGCCGAGGAGGCGGACGAGGTCGTCACGCGACAGAACCTCCTTCCTGAGGAGCTCCTCGGCCACCATGccaacctccttcttcttggccgtcAAGAGGTCCTTGCACTGCTTGTAGGCCTCGTCGACGATGCGTCTCACCTCGCTATCGATGGCCTGCGCCGTCGACTCGGCAAACGGTTTCTGGAACCGCTCCGCGCTGTCGTCAAAGTGCAGCATGCCCACCTTTTCGGACATGCCCCACTCCGTCACCATAGCGCGCGCCATGCGAGTGACCTTCTTGAAGTCGTCGCTGGCACCCGTTGTCACGACGGGGAAGTGAAGCTCCTCGGACACGCGGCCACCAAGAGTCATGGCCATGCGGTCCATCAGCTGCTTGGTGTTCATGAGGTAGGCGTCACCAGATGGCAGGTACTGAGCGTAGCCGAGTGCGCCCTGGCCACGAGGAATGATGGAGACTTTGAGAAGAGGGTCGGCCCACTGGAAGAACCAGCCGCAAATGGCATGGCCGGCCTCGTGGTAGGCAACTgtcctcttctcctcgggGCTGAGAACCAGGGACTTGCGCTCCAGACCGCCAATGACACGCTCGATAGCCTGCTCGAAGTGGATCATCTCGACCGTCTCCGCATTCGCTCTGGCAGCTATGCACGTTGTTAGCACATGACATCAAGCGGGGATACGACAGTCAAGGTCAAGAAAAAACTTACCGACAAGAGCAGCCTCGTTGACGACGTTGGCAATGTCAGCACCAGCGAAGCCAGGAGTCAAGGCAGCGAGACGGCCAGTGAGGAACTCGATATCCTCCTTGGTCACAATTTTGGCCAGATGGACCTTGAAGATGTCCTGACGACCCTTCATCGTAGGCCTATCAATGTTGATGTGTCTATCGAAGCGACCGGGACGCATAAGAGCCTTGTCAAGGATGTCGGGTCGGTTGGTACCGGCGAGGACGACTACCTGCTCAGTTGTATtgaatccatccatctctgTAAGAATCTGGTTGAGGGTAGCCTCGCGCTCGTCGTTTCCTCCACCCCTGAAGCCGCCGTCGGAACGAGACCGACCAATGGCATCGATTTcatcgatgaagatgatgcagGGAGCGTTCTTCCGCGCCGTGGCAAAGAGATCACGGACACGGGACGCACCGACACCGACAAACATCTCGACGAATTCGGAACCGCTGACACTGAAGAAGGGAACCTGCGATTCACCGGCAGTCGCCTTGGCAAGCAGAGTCTTACCGGTACCGGGGGGACCAGACAGGATAGCACCACGAGGGATCTTGGCACCGAGCTTCTGGAAGCGCTCGGGCTCCTTGAGGAACTGGACAAACTCCATAATCTCGACCTTGGCCTCATCCATAC is a genomic window containing:
- the map-1 gene encoding matrix AAA protease MAP-1 — its product is MAVRFRQSSQQLALCARQALRTTTRPAYRASRLPRASLSSARQLPTSRLYSTQSTEKPEPKKDDDNKSPKPEEDEEDFEPKRPLPPGWVRMEKQDLKDFDAFIKKAALKTGIKIEGQDVILQGIKHYGCPKETRELLKKWISGNITIFEQLRCMKSLVMLAKDLGEHEVEYMRKNPNAKSIASGFNDNTFTSNMSDSDRKAQTSEEQNKQSEGKEAGQQQSDGQQGKQSGEQQGQQGPKRPGAQGQGGQEPPQGFDGGLMNYVIGTAVLFWTYKVLFPGNDSREITWQELRKNFLEKGLVEKLTVVKDRVIVDLNKEAVRQMYPDSPAASPGFHYYFTIGSIDAFERRLDEAQAELGIPPAERIPVSYANEFSWGNIILAFGPTLVLVGLLAYISRRGPGGAGGPGGMFGIGKSKAKMFNHDTAVKVKFSDVAGMDEAKVEIMEFVQFLKEPERFQKLGAKIPRGAILSGPPGTGKTLLAKATAGESQVPFFSVSGSEFVEMFVGVGASRVRDLFATARKNAPCIIFIDEIDAIGRSRSDGGFRGGGNDEREATLNQILTEMDGFNTTEQVVVLAGTNRPDILDKALMRPGRFDRHINIDRPTMKGRQDIFKVHLAKIVTKEDIEFLTGRLAALTPGFAGADIANVVNEAALVAARANAETVEMIHFEQAIERVIGGLERKSLVLSPEEKRTVAYHEAGHAICGWFFQWADPLLKVSIIPRGQGALGYAQYLPSGDAYLMNTKQLMDRMAMTLGGRVSEELHFPVVTTGASDDFKKVTRMARAMVTEWGMSEKVGMLHFDDSAERFQKPFAESTAQAIDSEVRRIVDEAYKQCKDLLTAKKKEVGMVAEELLRKEVLSRDDLVRLLGPRQWPDKEEFSKYFHGERKSAPPPFPTENTDTPEERGPQPAMREEKADATGNKEGESKEQR
- a CDS encoding anion exchange family protein, with amino-acid sequence MASITHPDPGTGAGAGAGAGGLHINHTTTGADREAENRHHRTPRTAKWYKIHLFRGMVNDLRRRAPYYLSDWTDAWNYRVVPATVYMYFANILPALAFSLDMFTKTDRMYGVNEVLLASVLGAVVFSVLACQPLVIVGVTGPITVFNYTVYDIMEPTGTNYMAFMCWIGLWSLVFHWILAVTNSCNWLRYVTRFPCDIFGFYVAFIYLQKGVQVLQRLGDAAPFYLSVVVALCVFAIAYICGELGGSSLFNHTVRVFLKDYGTPLTVVFFTGFVHFGKLEHIHLEHLEVSKAFFPTPHEDGWIRGWFIHFWDIPVGHVFLAIPFALLLTILFWFDHNVSSLIAQGTEFPLRKPAGFHWDLFLLGLTTGVSGLLGIPFPNGLIPQAPFHTASLCVTKVVTNDDTDVDSSESKGHPSDSYQFKPISVVEQRVSNLAQGLLTLGTMTGPLLVVLHLIPQGVLAGLFFIMGYQALAGNGITQKLVFLCKDSRLTNPNHPLNNKALRRSRVWLFVIIELIAFGATFAITQTVAAVGFPVFIFALIPVRAVLLPRWLSKEELAVLDGPTASPFTMESVGGSYGGVEEEEEERAEEGGMGEESSGGVLSSGAEGKGKSLRRWPVR